In Nostoc edaphicum CCNP1411, the sequence GACTCCGGGTAAACGAAAAGAAATCTCCGTTTCCGGGACACCACCGCCAATCAGCCAGTATAATCGACCCCCATTCTCTGGTAATCGGTGTCGTCGCATCGTGAAGCCGTAGGGCGAAGCATCAAATTGCTTCACTTCCTCGTGCAGTTGCTCATTTCGCCACCACCAAGCACGATGAACATAAGGTGAATGAGCAGGGTCCATCAGACCTACCACTGCATGATCCACAAAACAGGGGAATTTCACAACCTCTACGAATTGGGGCGTTGGCGCAGCCCCCCGTAGGGATCGCTCATCAAACCCTGGAATTACCGGAATTTCCATCTCAGAAGCAGGAGGTTGAGGGTTATCTGGATCAGGTATATATATCCAAATATTTCCTTGGACTTCGCGAATTTCATAAGACTGTACATCGAAGCGACTCAAATCCATCTGCTGTTCTTCTACAAGAGATGGAATTGCAGTGCAACTTCCAACCGGGTTAAAGCGCCAACCGTGATAACAGCATTCCACTTCCTGCCCATCGAATCTACCACAACTCAAGGGCACACCACGATGGGGGCAAATGTCCCGCATCGCAGAGACTTTCCCATCCTGGCTGCGGACTAGCAGCACTGGTTCTCCCAAGAAAATGCGGCTGATCATCATACCTGGTTTGATTTGATCGCTAGGCAAAGCATAGTACCAAGTATTACGCAAGAAAAAATTATCGTTATTTTTCATAACTAATACCAAATTGAAATAGATAGTATATTGGACATTACTGGAACAGACTTTTGGTAAAGATATTTAATCTAAAATCCCAAATCTAAAATCCCAAATTGGTATAACTGCGTCTGCCTTTGACACAATGAAAGTCCTGGTTTATGGAAAGGAAGGTTATGCTTGAAAACATTATTTCAGGTTTTTAATTACTGTAAGTAAATTCAACTGATACAACTGTTGGTCATGTTCGTAATTCTCTCAGATTTGGGTTGTTCTGGGAGGATTTTAATGGTGAAGTTGCATTATTCACCAGAAATTTGGACAAATACTGTTCTTTTGCGCGGGCCATCCAACTCAAAAAACAACACAGATTGCCAGGTTCCCAAAGCTAATTTACCATCCACAATGGGAATTATCTCACTAGTAGTCAGCATCATTGCCATTAAATGAGAGTGGGCATTAATCGGTTCATCTTCCGGAACATCTCTTAAATGCAAATCATTATGCAAATAGCTGTCTGATTCAGGTGCTAGTTTTTGCAAGAACACTTTTATATCTTCTAACAATCTGACTTCATTTTCGTTGATAGCTAATGCTGTTGTTGTGTGTCGAGAAAATACTAAAGCTTGTCCATTTTTAATTGATGTTGAGGCAATAAAATCTTGAATTTGTGGCGTGATATTATGAATATTTATTTGTGGCTCAGTTTCAATTTCAATTAACTTATTAATAATTGGCATCTGTTGAATTTTATATTTTAGATTGCAGACGATGTATGCTAACACAGCCTAACGCACTCATCAATTTAATATCAACAATATCAACTTCTAACTCTGCCAATTTTAGATTTTGGGTCGCGCCTTTGGTGCGCTTCCAGCGCAACTTGGATTTTGGAAGAAAATATCTAATGCCATTCAATTAATGATTGCAACACATCTTTGGGTAAAGACGCGATAAATCGCGTCTCTACAAATGGTCTATTTGTCGCATTCTTTTTTCAAATTGGTATAAAACCCAAAATTGAATGACTTTTAATTCCTAACTATAGTTTCCAAACCTTGCACTAATCTTTTTATACCTTCTTTTGCCGTCTCTTTTTGCAGCGCCCCATAAGCAACGCGTAGATAGCATCCATCATCCATGCCAAAGGTTGTACCTGGAATGACTGCTACTTTATGTTCTTGGATCAGTCTTTTAACTAATTCAAAAGCATCCATCTGGGTATGAACTTTGAGGAAAAAATAGAAAGCGCCATTGGCGGGGGTAATACTACATAAGCCTTGTAGCGGGTTAAGGGAGTCTAATACTAGTTGGCGTACTTGAGCAAGCGCTCCTATATTACTCTGCAAATACTCCTCTTTTGCCTGCAATGCTCCTAAAGCTGCATATTGAGAAATGACTGGTGGACAAATCAAAATTGTATCCTGGACTTTTTTGATGGCTACAAGTAAGTGTTTGGGAATCACCATGTAGCCAATACGCCAACTGGCAAAACCGTATGCTTTGGAAAGGCTATAGAGAGAAATGGTGTACTCGCTACTATTATCAAATGCACCAGGTGAAATGTGTTTTACCCCGTTATAGGTAAAGTATTCATAGGCTTCATCGCTGATGTGGTAGATACTACGATCGCCACAAATTTGATTTACTTGGTGCAATGCTGCTTCAGAATAGACAACTCCAGTCGGATTATTCGGTGAAATTGTTACCACAGCCCGTGTTTTGGGAGTAATTGCTTGAGCGATCGCATCTGGACGCAGTTGGTAATTTTCATCCGTCGCCACTAACACCGGACGACAACCAGCCATTGCGATCGCCATTTCGTGATTGAAATAGTAGGGCGTATTCAGAATAATTTCATCGCCTGGGTTAGTAATAGCAAGAATGGCATTCATAAATCCCATATTGCTCCCTGCTGTCACGACGATGGAGTTTTCCTCATTGATTTCAATGCCGTTGAAGGCTTGCAATTTTTCTGCAAGTGCTGTCAGTAATTGGGGAATTCCCTCAACTGATTTGTATAGATTATTAGTTGGCTCGTCCAGAAATTTGGGCAAAAATTCTCTGGCTTCAGGTGGTGGGTTGTAAGAAACTACACCTTGTCCCAGAGAGATTGTTCCAGGAGAATTTTTAATCAGTTCCCCAACCACAGGAATAATCGGTGACTGTACCGCTTGCATACGAGAGGTTAGGGATTTCATGTTTTGATGCCTATAGACCTCGTTTTAGTATCTTTTTATAGGATAAAAGCTGACTAGTCTTGATAATCCTTATTTTGAGCGATGAATCGCTCACTACGAACGATGTTTAATTATGCCTACCTACTTAGTTTTGCTTAACTAGAAAACAATTTACGATATTTAATAATCTAGGACTTACGCATTGACAAAAAGAATCATCTATGGAGTCTAGATAATGCCATCACTGTTAAGGTTTGCAAAAATATGCTCACGTACAACTAATGTGAACATATTCCGTTGTACTTCGTACCAATTGCTAATTATTTTTTCAGACCGCATAAACTCCAATCTAATAAAAGCTTGAAGTGAACAAAATATGTGAGTCTTGATTGCATAGGTATCCCTAACCATGAACCGACAAATTCCACATACTTGTTTGATGGCTCGATGAAAGGTTTCGATTCCCCAATGGGTATCATGAATTGTGATAAATTCATTTCTGGTTATATCCTTGATTCTTTCCTCATCTGGAACATACAAAATATAGTGTCTAGAGTCTTCTTTCTTGAAGTCTTTCCTAAACAACTTTATAAATCCAAATTCTTTCAGATGAGTTCTTAATCCTGACTCTGGAATCACTAAAGTACTTACCTGGCAATACTTATGCGGCTCATTTGAGACAGTTCTATTTTTTTCAATCCCGAATAGAAAACCCAATTTCTGGTTTTTTAGAAATTTTAAATTTTCTACTCCCTGAATACCAACTATCTCCTGTTACTATTCTTGGCTTGACTCCCCAGCTTATTATTTCACTCACCATTTCTCGAAAATAATCGTTTTTTGTTTTCTCCTCCTTTTTGTCATATATTCTGTAATTTATTGGGACTGAATTACCGTTAGTATCGCTGTAATATAAAGTTATTAAATTTAAGCCAATAATAGCTTTATGGGCTTTTTCCTGACCAAAAAATAACTGATTAATTCGGCATTTTTTGGGTCACTGTAAATTTTTTCTATAACTGTATCGTCTACACTTAGTATCCCTCCTACCAAGTTAATGATTTTCTCTACTATGTTGAATAAATCTTTCGGTTCGTATCTCTCTCTCAACAAAAACCGATTCACACTATCATGTGAAACGTCTCCCAATATCTCTGCCAACCTACTGCACCCCCCAAACTTTGGCTCTGACAGCAGAAATAAGGTGTAGAGGTCTAGATTGCATTGTCCTGTCGATGGTTTAGTAATTTCTCTAATTGTCCGATACCTGTAAAGTAGACGACCCTTATTTATGAATTCACTATTTTGTTATTCTGTCAATGCGTAAGTCCTATAATCTTGTTTCTTCGACCAACTACCACGGGGATTATCCTCTCGCGGCTGGGCTTTATTAACTCTGAGTTTACGACCCATCCACTCTGCACCATCTAATTCTGTAATGGCTGCGTCTTCTTGAGCATCTTCACTCATCTCAACAAATGCAAAGCCCCGTAGTCGTCCTGTTTCGCGGTCGGTAGGCAATACAACTCTTTTGACCTCGCCGTAGTCTGCAAACACTGTTTTTAAGTCTGCTTCAGTAGCGTGGTAGGAGAGATTTCCAACGTAAATAGTCATGTGCGATCACGTAATTTTCAACAAAGAGCAATTAGTTCAGCTAAAAAACAGATTTAACAAAATGGCAAATATTGCATCATCCTCTATGATTCACCAATGTTGTAGTGAATGTTTTAGGGGCAGTCAATCAAATAGCATTGGCTGAACTTGCATATACGCTCATATAATAACTGATTGTGACATTTTTCTAAGTACGAGATTTGACAAACTCTTATTACCACGTCTCTCTAACTTAGATTTACGTAGTCCTGTACTAGTATTTTCCCTGATCAATATGATAAGATTCTACAAAATACTACGTAAACATACTTCTTTGGCAGGTAGAAAATAAATTCTTCTATTCTGCCTTCTGCTCTTTACTTTTCTTCGGTAAAGGTTCAATCCGTCATGCGGAGTTGCTGATATCGTTTCTTTGTGAAGTTGTATATATTTGTCCCCCGGCTACGCCGTTTTCCCTGATCAAGGGAAGACTACATCGGGGTCTTAATTATATGTATCTTCACACAGGATTGGTATGAGTCAGGAACCATATAAAACCAAAGGAATAAGAGAATGGGTCTGAAAAAGCTAGTCAGCTATGGAATTTTGGTGCTGATCTTCGTCATTGGATTCGGTTTCACATCAATTGCTCGTGGTTTTGACTATCCACCCCCAACTCCGAAGATTGAGTTTGCCCAAGAGACAAGCGATCTCATGCTCAACACGTTGTTCGCGGCGCTGACGCAGGAGTTCGACGAAACCACGGTGGATAACGTGGAGCAGGGTAAGCATTCCATCTCGCTGATATTTAATGATCAGAATAAGGATAT encodes:
- a CDS encoding aromatic ring-hydroxylating oxygenase subunit alpha; translation: MKNNDNFFLRNTWYYALPSDQIKPGMMISRIFLGEPVLLVRSQDGKVSAMRDICPHRGVPLSCGRFDGQEVECCYHGWRFNPVGSCTAIPSLVEEQQMDLSRFDVQSYEIREVQGNIWIYIPDPDNPQPPASEMEIPVIPGFDERSLRGAAPTPQFVEVVKFPCFVDHAVVGLMDPAHSPYVHRAWWWRNEQLHEEVKQFDASPYGFTMRRHRLPENGGRLYWLIGGGVPETEISFRLPGVRIEETTIGKHRVVNLTAVTPISDTETEVTFALYWTLPWVGFFKPLMHILARTFLDQDRTVVEKQQIGLKYNPVLRLIKDSDMQAQWYYQLKREYARSVAEKREFVNPVKGQILRWRA
- a CDS encoding secondary thiamine-phosphate synthase enzyme YjbQ, which encodes MPIINKLIEIETEPQINIHNITPQIQDFIASTSIKNGQALVFSRHTTTALAINENEVRLLEDIKVFLQKLAPESDSYLHNDLHLRDVPEDEPINAHSHLMAMMLTTSEIIPIVDGKLALGTWQSVLFFELDGPRKRTVFVQISGE
- a CDS encoding pyridoxal phosphate-dependent aminotransferase, which produces MKSLTSRMQAVQSPIIPVVGELIKNSPGTISLGQGVVSYNPPPEAREFLPKFLDEPTNNLYKSVEGIPQLLTALAEKLQAFNGIEINEENSIVVTAGSNMGFMNAILAITNPGDEIILNTPYYFNHEMAIAMAGCRPVLVATDENYQLRPDAIAQAITPKTRAVVTISPNNPTGVVYSEAALHQVNQICGDRSIYHISDEAYEYFTYNGVKHISPGAFDNSSEYTISLYSLSKAYGFASWRIGYMVIPKHLLVAIKKVQDTILICPPVISQYAALGALQAKEEYLQSNIGALAQVRQLVLDSLNPLQGLCSITPANGAFYFFLKVHTQMDAFELVKRLIQEHKVAVIPGTTFGMDDGCYLRVAYGALQKETAKEGIKRLVQGLETIVRN
- a CDS encoding RNA recognition motif domain-containing protein, producing MTIYVGNLSYHATEADLKTVFADYGEVKRVVLPTDRETGRLRGFAFVEMSEDAQEDAAITELDGAEWMGRKLRVNKAQPREDNPRGSWSKKQDYRTYALTE